A single genomic interval of Microbacterium sp. zg-Y1090 harbors:
- the nadA gene encoding quinolinate synthase NadA — translation MNTTPLSLQTPPASGSRAIAPSVDHEIQAIVAGASPGSTCTTDLAAGPWDFDGRPGYGPGASMGDVIPTGSPRQGELPAEYRDASDDELDGRIRAAKQTLGERVVVLGHFYQRDEVVRHADYVGDSFQLAGAARAHPEAEAIVFCGVHFMAETADLLSRPEQAVILPNLAAGCSMADMADIDQVEECWEQLEDLFGDMAAPDADGLVPVVPVTYMNSSAAIKGFVGRHGGIVCTSSNARTVLEWAFARGRRVLFFPDQHLGRNTAKAMGVPLERMPMWNPTKPWGGTDAETLRDSRVILWHGFCSVHRRFTVDQIDRARAEHPGVRVIVHPECPMPVVDAADESGSTDYIRKAIQAATEPTTFAVGTEINLVRRLAAEHPQHHIFCLDPVVCPCSTMYRIHPGYLAWVLESLVAGTVINRISVPQDVADPARVALERMLAAKPPAGARP, via the coding sequence ATGAACACCACCCCGCTGAGCCTGCAGACCCCACCCGCGTCGGGTAGCCGGGCGATCGCCCCGAGCGTCGACCACGAGATCCAGGCGATCGTCGCCGGCGCCTCCCCCGGCTCCACCTGCACCACCGACCTCGCCGCCGGCCCGTGGGACTTCGACGGCAGGCCCGGCTACGGCCCCGGCGCGTCGATGGGCGACGTCATCCCCACCGGCTCCCCGCGGCAGGGAGAGCTTCCCGCCGAATATCGCGACGCCTCCGACGACGAGCTGGACGGCCGCATCCGCGCCGCGAAGCAGACCCTCGGCGAGCGCGTCGTGGTGCTCGGGCACTTCTACCAGCGCGACGAAGTGGTGCGTCATGCCGACTACGTGGGCGATTCGTTCCAGCTCGCCGGTGCCGCCAGGGCGCACCCCGAGGCCGAGGCGATCGTCTTCTGCGGCGTGCACTTCATGGCCGAGACCGCCGACCTGCTCTCCCGACCCGAGCAGGCGGTGATCCTCCCCAACCTGGCCGCCGGCTGCTCGATGGCGGACATGGCCGACATCGACCAGGTCGAGGAGTGCTGGGAGCAGCTCGAAGACCTGTTCGGCGATATGGCCGCGCCCGACGCCGACGGCCTCGTCCCGGTGGTCCCGGTGACCTACATGAACTCCTCGGCGGCCATCAAGGGCTTCGTCGGCCGGCACGGCGGGATCGTCTGCACGTCGTCCAATGCGCGCACCGTGCTGGAGTGGGCGTTCGCGCGGGGACGACGGGTGCTCTTCTTCCCCGACCAGCACCTGGGCCGCAACACGGCGAAGGCGATGGGGGTGCCGCTGGAGCGGATGCCGATGTGGAACCCGACGAAGCCGTGGGGCGGCACGGATGCCGAGACCCTGCGGGACAGCCGCGTGATCCTCTGGCACGGGTTCTGCTCGGTGCACCGGCGCTTCACCGTCGACCAGATCGACAGGGCCCGCGCCGAGCACCCCGGTGTGCGGGTGATCGTGCACCCCGAGTGCCCCATGCCCGTGGTGGATGCCGCGGATGAATCCGGCTCCACCGACTACATCCGCAAGGCCATCCAGGCGGCCACCGAGCCCACCACCTTCGCCGTCGGCACCGAGATCAACCTGGTGCGGCGGTTGGCGGCCGAGCATCCACAGCACCACATCTTCTGCCTGGACCCGGTGGTGTGCCCCTGCTCCACGATGTACCGCATCCACCCGGGCTACCTCGCGTGGGTGCTCGAGTCCCTCGTCGCCGGCACAGTGATCAACCGCATCTCGGTGCCGCAGGACGTGGCCGATCCCGCCCGGGTGGCGCTGGAGCGCATGCTCGCGGCCAAGCCGCCCGCCGGCGCCCGGCCGTGA
- a CDS encoding NUDIX hydrolase: MTRTAATASEAHGDVTRVAVSTVIFSLRRTPGADRATVVLPLVRRTRDPYEGRWALPGGWLDVAENLDSAAARTLAETTGIAPSYLEQLYAFGAVDRSPTRVVSIVYWALVRPDEAEAAHAQHNVAWFDAASLPPLAFDHAQIVEYALWRLRNKVGYSRIAHGLLPAQFTLAELREVYEAILDRRLDPANFRRQVEHSATLIPTDDFRTGSHRPARLYRYDHDVELADRGPLPR, from the coding sequence ATGACACGAACCGCGGCGACCGCCTCAGAAGCACACGGCGACGTCACGCGCGTCGCCGTGTCGACCGTGATCTTCAGCCTGCGCCGCACGCCCGGCGCCGACCGCGCCACGGTGGTGCTCCCGCTGGTGCGGCGCACGCGTGATCCATACGAGGGCCGGTGGGCGCTGCCGGGCGGCTGGCTCGACGTCGCCGAGAACCTCGACAGCGCCGCGGCCCGCACCCTGGCCGAGACCACCGGCATCGCCCCCAGCTACCTCGAGCAGCTCTACGCGTTCGGCGCGGTCGACCGCTCCCCCACGCGGGTCGTCTCCATCGTCTACTGGGCGCTGGTGCGCCCCGACGAGGCGGAGGCGGCGCACGCCCAGCACAACGTCGCGTGGTTCGACGCGGCATCCCTCCCCCCGCTGGCGTTCGACCACGCCCAGATCGTGGAGTACGCCCTGTGGCGGCTGCGCAACAAGGTCGGCTACAGCCGCATCGCCCACGGCCTGCTGCCGGCGCAGTTCACCCTCGCCGAGCTGCGGGAGGTGTACGAGGCGATCCTCGACCGCCGGCTCGACCCCGCCAACTTCCGCCGGCAGGTCGAGCACTCCGCCACCCTCATCCCGACCGACGACTTCCGCACCGGCAGTCACCGTCCGGCGCGGCTCTACCGCTACGACCACGACGTCGAACTGGCCGACCGCGGCCCCCTCCCCCGCTGA
- a CDS encoding MarP family serine protease — MIIDVVVVVVLVVALLLGVRSGLLAGLGALVGVVVGALAAYWLMPLVLPAVSDVLPAPGWRTAIVIAGTLVLIALAAGLGAGIGAMARRGVDRIRLGWLERLLGGGLSVLVAALAVSLVAQTVGTSGIPLLSAAVSSSQAVRTIDALTPAPVDAALAQVRGAFLEEGLPRLGDLFGPGVVLDPGQQAPQLALDDPDLDAAAQSIARISGVAYACGTSSTGTGFVAADDRIITNAHVVAGVTDPVVEFPGGAVRDGRIVYFDAVDDLAVIAVDDIDVAPLAIAAPLATGDEGVVQGYPYGGPFTSGGARVLSVGVVDVPDIYDSAATPRDIYALAADVRPGNSGGPLLTTGGEVAGVVFARAESGDQIGYAMTPAEFAPVVAAAPSLTQPVSSGSCAG, encoded by the coding sequence ATGATCATCGACGTCGTGGTGGTGGTGGTGCTCGTGGTGGCGCTGCTGCTGGGAGTGCGCAGCGGCTTGCTGGCCGGGCTGGGCGCGCTGGTCGGCGTGGTCGTCGGCGCGCTCGCCGCCTATTGGCTCATGCCCCTCGTCCTTCCCGCCGTCAGCGACGTGCTGCCCGCACCGGGATGGCGCACCGCCATCGTCATCGCGGGCACCCTGGTGCTCATCGCGCTCGCCGCAGGACTGGGGGCCGGCATCGGCGCGATGGCGCGGCGGGGGGTGGACCGCATCCGCCTCGGGTGGCTCGAACGGCTCCTCGGTGGCGGTCTGAGCGTGCTCGTCGCCGCCCTCGCGGTGTCGCTCGTCGCCCAGACGGTCGGGACCTCCGGCATCCCGCTGCTGTCGGCGGCGGTGTCGTCGTCCCAAGCCGTCCGCACGATCGACGCGCTGACCCCTGCGCCCGTGGACGCCGCGCTCGCCCAGGTGCGCGGCGCGTTCCTCGAGGAGGGGCTGCCGCGTCTGGGCGACCTCTTCGGCCCCGGCGTCGTGCTCGATCCCGGTCAGCAGGCGCCGCAGCTCGCGCTGGACGACCCTGACCTCGACGCCGCCGCGCAGTCGATCGCCCGCATCTCCGGAGTGGCGTATGCCTGCGGCACCAGTTCCACCGGCACCGGCTTCGTCGCCGCCGACGACCGCATCATCACCAACGCGCACGTCGTCGCCGGTGTCACCGACCCGGTGGTGGAGTTCCCCGGCGGTGCGGTGCGCGACGGGCGCATCGTGTACTTCGACGCGGTCGACGACCTCGCGGTGATCGCCGTCGACGACATCGACGTGGCGCCCCTGGCCATCGCCGCGCCCCTCGCCACGGGCGACGAAGGCGTCGTGCAGGGCTACCCCTACGGCGGACCCTTCACCTCCGGCGGTGCGCGGGTGCTGTCGGTCGGCGTCGTGGACGTGCCCGACATCTACGACAGCGCCGCCACGCCCCGCGACATCTACGCCCTCGCCGCCGACGTGCGTCCCGGCAACTCCGGGGGTCCGCTGCTGACGACGGGCGGAGAAGTGGCCGGCGTCGTCTTCGCCCGCGCCGAGTCGGGCGACCAGATCGGGTACGCGATGACCCCGGCGGAGTTCGCGCCCGTCGTGGCTGCGGCGCCGTCGCTGACGCAGCCGGTGTCGTCGGGGTCCTGCGCCGGCTGA
- the gcvT gene encoding glycine cleavage system aminomethyltransferase GcvT has translation MTGPRYTTLRDRHEALGATFTDFGGWMMPVRYSSDLAEHHAVRTAAGLFDISHMAEFTVEGTGAGELLDYALAGRLSTMAVGKAKYSLVLAESGGIVDDVIVYRLAETRFLVIANAGNRDAVAEALAERADTVRGRHAGIDLAVADVTDDFALVAVQGPAARGILESVDGISDLDRPLSELPYYAAASGRFRERPLLVARTGYTGEDGFELLVPTDAAAELWDALLAAGEPAGLMPAGLAARDTLRLEAGMPLYGHELSPDIVPAQAGLGRVVAADKPDFVGKAGLGAVIAGAAPVLVGLIGEGRRAGRAGYAVHLAEDDTPVGEITSGALSPTLGHPIAMAFVAPSAATPGTPLTIDVRGTRLPVTVTALPFYRRTN, from the coding sequence ATGACCGGCCCCCGCTATACGACTCTCCGAGACCGCCACGAGGCGCTCGGGGCGACCTTCACCGACTTCGGCGGCTGGATGATGCCGGTGCGCTATTCCTCCGACCTCGCCGAGCACCACGCCGTGCGCACGGCCGCCGGCCTGTTCGACATCTCGCACATGGCGGAGTTCACCGTCGAAGGCACCGGCGCCGGCGAGTTGCTGGACTACGCGCTGGCCGGGCGCCTGTCGACGATGGCGGTGGGCAAAGCCAAGTACTCGCTCGTGCTCGCCGAGTCGGGCGGCATCGTCGACGACGTCATCGTGTACCGCCTGGCCGAGACGCGCTTCCTCGTCATCGCCAATGCCGGCAACCGTGACGCCGTCGCCGAGGCCCTCGCCGAGCGCGCCGATACGGTGCGCGGCCGCCATGCGGGGATCGACCTCGCCGTCGCCGATGTCACCGACGACTTCGCCCTCGTTGCCGTGCAGGGACCCGCCGCCCGCGGCATCCTCGAGTCCGTCGACGGCATCTCCGACCTCGACCGGCCGCTGTCCGAACTGCCGTACTACGCCGCCGCGTCGGGTCGATTCCGGGAGCGGCCGCTGCTGGTCGCGCGCACCGGCTACACCGGCGAGGACGGTTTCGAGCTGCTGGTGCCCACCGATGCCGCCGCCGAGCTGTGGGATGCGCTCCTGGCTGCGGGGGAGCCCGCGGGGCTGATGCCCGCCGGCCTCGCCGCCCGCGACACGCTGCGCCTCGAGGCGGGCATGCCGCTGTACGGCCACGAGCTGTCGCCGGACATCGTTCCTGCCCAGGCGGGCCTGGGCAGGGTGGTCGCCGCCGACAAGCCGGACTTCGTCGGCAAAGCGGGCCTCGGCGCCGTGATCGCCGGCGCCGCACCGGTGCTCGTCGGACTCATCGGGGAGGGACGGCGCGCGGGGCGCGCCGGCTACGCGGTTCACCTCGCCGAGGACGACACCCCCGTGGGGGAGATCACCAGCGGCGCCCTCAGCCCCACCCTCGGCCACCCGATCGCGATGGCCTTCGTCGCGCCGTCCGCAGCGACCCCCGGTACCCCTCTGACCATCGACGTGCGCGGCACCCGCCTGCCCGTCACGGTGACCGCCCTGCCGTTCTACCGACGCACGAACTGA
- the gcvH gene encoding glycine cleavage system protein GcvH, which translates to MADLTSLHYTAEHEWIALDGDVATIGITDYAADQLGDVVFVDLPAVGSTVTAGQVCGEIESTKSVGELYAPVDGEVVEINDDVVADPSRVNSDAFGDGWLIKLRVADVPVDGMLDRDGYLALTGGEA; encoded by the coding sequence ATGGCCGACCTCACCTCCCTGCACTACACCGCCGAGCACGAGTGGATCGCCCTCGACGGCGACGTCGCCACCATCGGCATCACCGACTACGCCGCCGACCAGCTCGGCGACGTCGTCTTCGTCGATCTGCCCGCCGTCGGATCGACTGTCACCGCCGGCCAGGTGTGCGGCGAGATCGAGTCCACCAAGTCGGTCGGCGAGCTGTACGCGCCCGTCGACGGCGAGGTCGTCGAGATCAACGACGACGTCGTCGCCGACCCGTCGAGGGTCAACAGCGACGCCTTCGGCGACGGCTGGCTCATCAAGCTGCGCGTGGCCGACGTCCCCGTCGACGGCATGCTCGACCGCGACGGCTACCTCGCGCTCACCGGCGGCGAGGCGTGA